DNA from Sorangium aterium:
CCGGCTCGCCAGGTCATCCCGTCAGCTCGCCGCCGCGAGCGGCTCCGCCGCGGCCTGGATCTCGACGCGTCCGGCCCGGACCCGGATCGGATACACGGGGATGCTCACGCCCGGGTCGTCGAGGCACTGACCCGACCGCAGATCGAAGCTCTGCTTGTAGATCGGCGAGGCGATCTTGGGGACGCCCCCCTTGTCCCCGACGATGCCGCGGGAGAGGACGAACGCCTTGCTGAACGGGTCGAAGTTGCTGATGGCGTAGACCTCCTCGCCCTCGCCGACCCGGACGAGCGCGATCTGGCGCTTCCCGACGAGCGCGCAGACCCCCGTGTTCGGGATGATGTCCTCTACCCCGCAGACGTCGATCCACCCCTGGGTCATGGTCTCGCTCCGAGGCGCTTCCGAAGTGTGCAGCTCGCTCATGACGGTCTCCCTCAGACAAGGCCCCTCGGCCCTGCCGTCAGATCATCTCCTCGACGAGGTTCGACTTCTCCTGCCACGCCGCGGGGCGGTGCTGCGCGCGCTCGCTGACGAACACGATGCTCCGGTCGCGCTCGCCGACGTTCACGAACTGGCGGAACTGCTTGAGCTTCTCGGGGTCGTTGACAGCGGCCTTCCACTCGCACTCGTAGGTGGCGATGAGGTGGGCCATCTCCTTCTCCAGCTCATCGCAGATCCCGAGCGAGTCCTCGATGATGACCTGGCGGAGGTAATCCATGCCGCCCTCGAGGTTGTTGAACCACACCGACGTGCGCTGGAGCCGGTCCGCCGTGCGGATGTAGAACATCAGGAACCGGTCGAGGTACTTGATGAGCGTCGCCTCGTCGAGATCCGAGGCGAAGAGCTGGGCGTGCTGCGGCTTCATCCCGCCGTTGCCGCAGAGGTAGAGGTTATAGCCCTTCTCCGTCGCGATGATGCCGAAGTCCTTGCCCTGCGCCTCGGCGCACTCGCGCGCGCAGCCGGACACCGCGGACTTCAGCTTGTGGGGGCTGCGCAGCCCCTTGTAGCGGTTCTCGACCGCGACCGCGAAGCCCACCGAGTCCTGCACGCCGTAGCGGCACCAGGTGCTGCCCACGCACGACTTCACGGTGCGCAGCGCCTTGCCGTACGCGTGCCCCGACTCGAAGCCGGCGGCGATGAGCTCGCGCCAGATGTCGGGCAGCTGCTCCAGCCGCGCGCCGAACAGGTCCACGCGCTGGCCGCCGGTGATCTTCGAGTACAGGTTGTACTTCTTCGCGACCACCCCGAGGGCGATGAGCTGATCCGGCGTGATCTCGCCGCCCGCCACGCGCGGGACCACCGAGTAGGTGCCGTCCCGCTGGACGTTGGCCAGGTACCGATCGTTCGTGTCCTGCAGCGGGAGGTGCTTCTTGTTCAGGATGTGCTCGTTCCACGTCGACGCGAGGATCGACGCCACCGCGGGCTTGCAGATCTCGCAGCCCTTGCCCTGGCCGTGGCGGGCGACCAGGTCGTCGAAGGTCTTGATCTGGTGGATCCGGACGAGGTGATAGAGCTCCTGGCGCGAGTGGTTGAAGTGCTCGCAGATGTAGTTGTTGACCGCGACGCCGGCCTTCTTGAGCTCCTTCTTCAGGATGTCGGAGATCAGCGTGGTGCACGAGCCGCAGCCCGTGCCGGCCTTGGTGTGCCCCTTGATGCCGGCGACCGTGACGTGCTTGTCGTCGCAGATGGCCGAGCAGATGGCCTTCTTCGTGACGTTCAGGCACGAGCAGATCATCGCGGTGTCGGGCAGCGCGTCGACGCCGAGGCCCGCCGGCTTCGCGCCGTCCCGCGCCGTGACGATGAGATCCTCCGGGTGCGGCGGGAGGACGATCTTGTTCTGCACGAGCTGGAGCAGCTGACCGTAGTTCGCGGCGTCGCCGACGAGGATGCCGCCGAGGAGGAGCTTGCCGTCCGAGCTGACGACGAGCTTCTTGTAGACGTTCGACGTCGCGTTCATGAAGCTGAGCACGCGCGCGCCCTGCTGGGTCGCGAACGCGTCGCCGAAGCTCGCGACGTCCACGCCCATCAGCTTGAGCTTCGTGCTCATGTCGAAGCCGCCGAAGGTCTCCTTCCCCCCGGTGATGGCGTCGACCGCGACCTTGGCCATGTGGTAGCCGGGCGCCACCAGGCCGTAGAGCTGGCTGTTATAGCTCGCGCACTCGCCGATCGCGTAGATGTCCGGATCCGACGTCTGACAGCGCTCGTTGATGGCGACGCCGCCGCGGTTCCCGAGCGCGAGCTCGCACGCCCTCGCGAGCTCGTCCCTCGGGCGGATGCCGGCCGAGAAGACGATCATGTCGGTCGAGAGCTCGCTCTGGTCGGCGAAGACCATCCTCGCCACGCGGCCGTGCTCCGCGACGATCTCCGTCGTCGACTTGCTCGTGTGCACGTTCACGCCGAGCGACTCGATCTTGGCCCGGAGGATCGCGCCGCCGGCGTCGTCGACCTGGAGGGCCATCAGGCGCGGCGCGAACTCCACGACGTGGACCTGGAGGCCCATGTTCTTGAGCGCGTTGGCCGCCTCCAGCCCGAGCAGGCCGCCGCCGATGACCGTGCCGACCTTCGCGACCTTGGCGTAGGCGTCCATCGCCTCGAGGTCGTCGATCGTGCGGTAGACGAAGCAGCCCTTCGCGTCTTTGCCCTTGATCGGCGGGACGAACGGATACGAGCCGGTGGCGAGGATGAGCTTGTCGTAATAGACCGTCTTCCCCTTCGCCGACGTGACGGCCTTCTTCCGCCGATCGATCGAGACGGCCTTGTCGTTGAGGTGGACCTGAATGCCCGCCTCCTCGTAGAGGCCGGGCTTGACCATCGACAGATCCTCGGCCGATTTGCCGTTGAAGAAGGCAGACAGGTTCACCCGGTCGTAGGCGAGCCGCGGCTCCTCGCAGAAGGTCGTGATGTTCCACTCGCGCAGGAAGCCGCCGAGAACCATGTTCTCGATGAACTTGTGCCCGACCATGCCGTTGCCGATGACGAGGAGGTCCTTCTTCTTGCTCATGAAACCCACCTTTGGACCCGGTGAGTCCTTCTCACCGTCACTGCCGCGCTGCCGTCCGAACGAGGCATCAGCCACAGTCCCGGACCAAAAACTGTGTACTGTGGGCTCTGTTTCGCAACTGTTTCGCACGAATAAATTGTCGGCCCGACGGCGCGCTCAGCCCGGGACATCGCCTCTGTTTCATGCATGTTTCGCCGTCATCGACGAGCCCAACAAGGCCCCGAGCGAACCTGGACGCGACAGCGTCGATGAAAGGAAATGGGCGCATCCTTCAGAGCTGAAAGAGTCTGTTTCAGTGACGTATCGCGCCCCGGGGCGGAAGCATTGCACTTCTGAAATGGAGCGCGGGCCGATCAGCCTCGTGGGGCGGCTTCGGCGAGCAAGGACAGGAGCTGCGCCGTCGCGACCGGCTTGGTGAGGTGCGCGTCGAAGCCGGCTTCGCGCGAGCGGCGGCGGTCCTGGTCTTGACCGTAACCGGAGACGGCGGCGATGTAGGAGCGCGTGAGCTCGGGCTCGGCGCGCAGGCGCCGGACGACCTCGTAGCCGTCCATCCCGGGAAGGCCGATATCGAGCAAGACGAGCTCGGGCTTCGACGCGCGCGCGGCCTCGAGCGCCGCCGGGCCGTCGTGGACCACCGAGACGGCGTGGCCGTGGAGCTGGAGGATGCGCCGGAGGCCCTCGGCGGCGTCGACGTTGTCGTCGACGACGAGGACCTGGAGGGCGCGCGCCCCGGAGCGCCCAGGGGCGGCCTCGAGCGCCGGCGGAGGCGCTGGCGGAGGGGGGGCTTCGGCCGGCGCGCTCGGCGGGCCCGCGAGCGGGAGCCAGACGCTGATGGCCGTCCCCTCGCCGTGGCCCGCGCTCAGCGCTTCGACGCGGCCGCCGTGCAGCTCGGCGAGCCGCTTGACCAGCGTGAGCCCGATCCCGAGGCCGCCCTGGGAGCGGTCCAGCGTGCGCCGGGCCTGCATGAACGGCTCGAAGACGCGCGGGAGCAGCTCGGCGGAGATGCCGACGCCGGTGTCGGTCACCTGGATCCGCGCGTCGCCGGCGATCGCGGCGCAGGCGAGCGAGACGCGGCCGCCGGGGTTCGTGTACTTGATCGCGTTGTTGAGGAGGTTCACGACGATCTGCTCGAGCCGCACGCGGTCGCCGTGCACGAAGACGCCCGGATCCACCGACAGGACGAGATCGTGCCCGCGGTGGACGAGCAGCGGGCGGACCGACTCGACGGCGGTCTCGATCACCGAGGCGACGTCGAGCCGCTCCCGCTTCAGGTCGATCTTGCCCCGCGTGATCCTGGAGACGTCGAGGAGATCGTCGACGAGCCGGACGATCGTCTTCACCTGCCGCTCGAGGGTCGCCAGGATGTGCCTATCGTCGCGATCCGCGCGCTCGCCGGCGCTCATCTGGGCGCTCATTTGCAAGAGCTCGAGGCCGGTGGTGAGGGGCGCCAGCGGGTTGCGGAGCTCGTGCGACAGCATGGCGATGAACTCGTCCTTGCGCCGGTCCGCCTCGTGGGCCTCGCGGTAGAGCCGGGCGTTCTCGAGGGCGACGCGCCGCTCGCGCTCGACGAAGGCGGCGCGCTCCTCGTGCAGGCGGGCGCGCTCCATGGCCTGCGCGCACTGGCGCGACACCGCGACGAGGAACTCCTGCTCTTCCCGGTCGAACGGGCGCGGCTCCGCGAAGCTCAGCCCGAGCACGCCGATGGGCCGCTCCTGGACCACGAGCGGGAGACAGCAGAGCGACTGGGTCGCGCCGGACAGCGCGGTGCTCACGATGTGCGGGTAGCGGGCGGAGCACTCCTCGCGCGAGCGCAGCCAGACGGGCGCGCCGGTCCGCAGCGCGTCGGTGAGCGGGAGCGCGGCGTCGCGGGGCATCTGCCGGAAGCGCTCGACGGTGTCACCCTCGTAGCCGGCCGCCTTGAGGCACTCGAGCTCGTCGCCCGCCGTCACGACGATGGCCCCGCCGTACGCGCCCGCGGCGGCGACGCCGACGTCGACGACGACCTGCGCCACGGCCTCGCTGGTGAGCGCGTCGGCGAGCGCCGCCGTGATCCGCTGGAGGCCGGCCATGCGCTGCGCCGCGCGCTCGGCGGCCCGGCGCGCCTCCTGCTCGGCGAGGAAGCGCCGCCGCGCCTCGGACTCGGCGTCGCGGGCCATGTCGTAGAGGCGCACGCGCTGCAAGGCCACCTCGATGCGCTGCGCGAGCTCCTCGGCGAAGGCGAGATCGGCGGCGCCGGAGGTGCGATCCGCCACCTCCGCGGACGCGAGCGTGAGCGCCGCGAGGACACACCCGTCGCCGCGGATGGGCACGATCATCGCGGAGCGGCAGCCGAGCTCGCGCAGGGCGGCGATGTGATCCGCGTCGGCCAGCGCGTGGCCGGCGAGGTCGGGGAGGAGCCGGCCGTGGCCGCCGTGGAGCACCTCGTGGAGCGGCGACGGCGGCGTCCCGGGCTCCGGCCGGGTGCGGCTGCGCCGGGCCAGCCGGGCGGCGAGCTCTGCCTTGGCGGGATCGGCGTGCGCGACGACGCGCGCGTGGACGGAGCCGTCGGGTTCGAGCGTGTGGACGGCGCACAGCTCGGCCACCGAGGTGACCGCGAGGGCCGCGACGCGCCGGAAGCCCGCGTCGCGGCCCTGCGCCGGATCGAGCGCGGCCGACGCGTCGGCCAGGAAGCGCCGCGCGTCCTCGGCGCGCTTCTGCTCGCTGACGTCCGAGACGAGCACGAAGAAGCCGCGCACGTCGCCGCCCGCCCCGAGGTGGGGAATGTACTGGATGCGCACGTGGCGCCGGCCGCCCTTTGGGTAGGTGAGCGCCGACTCGAAGTCTTGCGGCCGCCCGGCGAGCACCGCGGCGATGTGCGGCTTCACGGAGGCGTAGGCGGCGTCGCCGATCACCTCGCGCACGTGCCGGCCGACGACGGAGCCGCTGTCTTCGCCGAACCAGCGCTCGTAGGCCCGGTTGACGATGCCGTAGCGCTCGTCGCTGTCGATATACGAGATGAGCGCCGGGAGGGCGTCCAGCAAGCGCTGGAGCTGCTCGGCTTCCATCGTCACGCTCGGCTCGCCTGCGCTCATGAGGCCGCTCTCGTGCGTCGTGGCGGGGGCTTCCGGCCTACGCATCTCGGCGTAGGCATATCTGCAATCCTCGCGGGTCGCCACTCGCCGGTCCGCTGCGGCCCGGCTCGAGCGTGCTATGGTCGCCGCCGATGCGGATCCTCGTCGTGGGCGCGGGCGCGGTGGGCGGCTATTTCGGGGCGCGGCTCACGCTCGCTGGGGAGGACGTCACCTTCGTCGCGCGGGGCGCGCACGCCGAGGCGATGCGGTCCCGCGGGCTCATCCTCCGCACGCCGTCCGGCGAGCTGCGCACTCCGCCCCTCCGTGTCGTCGAGCTCGACGGGGCGCGCGGGCCGTTCGATCTCGCGCTCATCGCCGTGAAATCGCCGTCGCTCGCCGCGGTGAGCGCCAAGCTGCCCGGGCTGCTCGCCGCGGACGGCCTCGCCGCGCCCCTCCTGAACGGGCTCGACTCCGAGGACGTGGTCGCGCGCGACGTCGGCGCGCCGCGCGTGATCGCCGCGATCGCGTACATGTCCTCGGGCGTGGCCGCGCCTGGCGAGATCGAGACGCTCGCGCCGACGCGCGCCGGGCTCGCGCCCTACCGGCCTGGGCAGGAGGCGCGGGTCGAGGCAACCGCCGCGCTGCTCGAGCGCGCGGGCATCCCGGTCCGCCGCGGGGCGGACCACCGCGCCATGCTCTGGGAGAAGATGGTCTGGAACGCCCCCTTCAATGCGATCTGCGCGCTGACCGGCCAGCGCGCCGGCGTGGTCGCGGAGCGGATGGAGGACCTCACCCGCACGGCGATGCTCGAGGTGATCTCGGTCGCGCGGGCGGAAGGGGCGGAGATCTCCGAGGCGACCGCGGACGCGATGCTCGCCCTCACGCGCTCGGAGTTCCCGCTCACCGAGCCCTCGATGCTGCAGGACGTGCGGGCCGGCCGCGCGACGGAGGTCGATATCCTCCAGGGCGCGGTGGTCGAGCGCGGGCGCCAGGCCGGGGTCGACACCCCGGTGCTGCGCACGCTGGCGACCCTCGTCCGCGGCCTGTCGCCGCGGGCGAGCGCGCCCTCTGCGGGCCGATAAATAGACCTCGCGCTCGCGACGGGACCGGCGATGGCGAGGGCGGCGCGCGCCGCTTCCTGGGCGCGTGGGCGCCCTGGGAAACGCGTCGTCGCGACCGCCACGGCGGTGTCTCGGGTGCTTCGGGGAATTCGGGGAAGGGGCGTGGAGCGCGAAGCGCTCATCTCACCTCCTGGGGATCGAGAGGAGATGAGATGAGTGCCTGTCCTGGGACTCGGCGATCAGGCGCCGCCGGTGCCGCCCGCGCCGCCGGCGCCGCCCGCGCCGCCCGCGCCGCCGCTTCCGCCGGCGCCGCTGGTGCTGGCCGCGCTGCTGGTGCTGGCCGCGGTGGTGCTGGCCGCGGTGGTGCTGGCCGCGCTGCTGCTGGCGGCCGCGCCGCCGCTGCCACCCGCGCCGTCGCTGCCACCCGCGCCGCCGTCGCCGCCGCCGCTGCCGCCCGCGCCGCCGCTGCCGCCCGCGCCGCCCGTGCCCTCGTTGCTCAGCGGGTACAGCGGGTCGAGGCAGAAGAAGCCATCAGGCGTCTCGGCGCACTCGTCCGGGTCCTTGCAATCGCTGTTGTCCTCGCACGGCAGCTTGTCGAAGATGCAGAAGCCGTTGTTCGGGAGGCCGAAGTCCTCGCAGCGGGCGTTAGGCAACAGGCAATCGTCGTGCGCCGTGCACGCCCTGGTGCAGGCGCCGAAGTCGCCGGCGCCGACGACCTCCGCGAACTGGTAGAGGCAGATACCGTTCTCGAACCCGCCGCAGTCGGACTCGAGCGGATCGCCGCCGAAGCCGCAGAACTCGGTGCATGCGCTGACGCCGCCGGGGAAGCCCACGCACCATCCGGCGCACGGATCCTCGTCGGCGTCGCGGTCGCACGCGGCGCCCATCGGCAGACCCTCGTGCGGCGTGTCGACGCACGCGTTCTGCCTGGGATCGCAGCTGCGGCCGGAGTCGGAGCACTGGGAGTCGGAGCCGCAGTTCGGCATGCAGACCGTCACGCCGTCATCCACCTCCTCACAGCGCAGCTCGTCGCGGCCGTGGCACTTGAGCGGATCGAGCTCATCGTCGAGGGCCGAGATCTGGGGCTCTCCGAGGACGCAGCCCAGGTAACAGATGCCATTGACGCAGGCGCTGCCCTCGCCTTCACAGTCGCCGTCGTCGGCGCACTCCGTCGTGCAGTACCCGCCCGCAGGACCGGCCTCCCCATCCGACTCCAGGACGCACACGCCGTCCGTCCCGCAGTCGGCGTCGGCCGTGCAGCGGGTGCCGAGGAACTCGGCCGTGTTCGCGCCCGCGCCGCTGCTCTGGGCGACTCCCCCCGATGACGAGCTCGTGGTCGAAGAGGAAGAGCCGCCGCCCGTGCCCTCGCCCGAGTCGTCGTCACCGCAACCGATGAAGCCTGCAGAGAAGGCGACCGAGGTGAGCAGGATCGCCGAAATGCGTTGCACTTTCATTACTGTCTCCCGAGCCAGGAGGCCCTGCCCACATCGGGCGCGCCTTCATGTGATTTCGGGACGGTAACGGAATCGGTGCGGCTCCGCCATACCGGACGGGCTGGGGAGCGCGCGATGTCGAGCTCAGCGGAAGGCCCGTGGGCGCGGATGGCGCTCCAGGGGGCCGGCATCAGGACGTCAGTGCGACGACTGATGGTCTATTTTTCAGGTGATACCCGACTGGACCACTACGTGGACTTCGTGATTTTTGACACCTACCGCACGGCCCTCCGGTTAGGGCCTCCGAGCGGCAGCGCGCGCTGCGCGCCGACGTCGTAGATCAGGTGGCCGGCGCCGTCGGGCCGGGCTGCGGGGTTCAGCTGGTGCGGGGTCCGCGTGCCGGGGCCGAGCAGGTGGACGACCGTGAGCCCGCGCGCGACGAGGGCGTCGGCGATGAGGCGGCGGTGACACCGCCACCAGAGCGTCTCGGCGCACAGGAGGGCCATTCGCCGTCCAGCGCGCGCTTCCGCCTCGAGCTCGGAGAGCGCGCGCTGGAACGCGGCGGTCTCCATGTGATCGGCGTAGGCCCGGAAGCTCGGGTTCTCCCAGGCGACGTGCGGCGAGTCGGCCCGCCCCGTCCGCCGCCCGCCGAGGGCGTCGCCGCGGAAGACGTAGGTCACCCCGAGCCGAGGCAGCGCCTCGGCGAGCGCAGCGCGGCCGAGGTGAGGGGAGCGGCTCGATCCAGGGAACCTCCGGACGTCGACCAGCGTGTCGGCCGGCCCCTCGCCGAGCAGCTCGACGAGCTCCTCCACGCTGCGGGTGCCGTGGCCGATGGTGAAGAGGGTGTCCACGGGGAAGAGCTTTGCGCCCCGGCGGCGCGCGGGCAACGTGGGGAGCGGGGACGCCCGCGCGCTCCGGTACTGGTCAATTTGAACAGGGAGACCGGGAGGCCGGGAGAAAAGCTTAGTGAATCTCCCTGTCTCCCCGTCTCCCTGTGTCTTTCTCGGGCAACGTCGACCACCACCCGCGCTCTACCCGATGGAGCGCAGCAGATGGTCGAGCGCCCGGCGCTCCTCCGCGTCGGTGACCGACTTCAGCGCCCGGTTGACCTCGCCGACGGCGGCCGCCGCCAGCAGCGCGACGGCCGCCGGGTCGGGCGCCCCGCGCGCGCGCAGCCACGCGAGCGCCTCGTGCTCGGTGTTGACGACGATGAGGCTCCGGCTCGCCTCGTAACGGATCGGCCGCCCTGAGCGGCCCTCGACGACGGCGCGCACCGGGGCCCCCTCGAGGTTCATCCGGGCGATGGCCTCGTGGATCGCGGCCGCGAGCGGGCTCCCGGTCGCCGCCTCCTGCCCCTCGGGCGCGGCGCCGGGCAGCGGCGCCGCCTCGCCGCCGAGCAGGCCGAGCACGCTGCGCCACAGCGCGAGGGCCCAGGCCCGCGCGCCGCTCGAGTCGGGCGGCGCCTCGGCGGCGGGCGCCTCCGCGCCGCGCGTGGCCGCGTGCGCCTCCGCGCCGTGGGCGCCCGCGGCGGGAAGGCCCGCGCCCGCGGCGGGAGGGCCCGTCCCGGAGGGAGGCCCGATCTCCACCGCGGTCGCCCCGGCCGGGGCGGGCGTCGCCGCGAGGGCGCCGAGCTCGCGCAGCGCGCCGGGGGCGGCGCGGTGGCGCAGCACCTCGACGAGCGGCGAGCCGTCGTCGAGTAGAACGAAGGGCGGCGTGCCGTCCGGGAAATCGCCGTCCGCGCTCCCTCGGCGATCGGAGATCCACAGGCAGCCGCTCGCCGCGAGCTCGGCGCGGACCGCCGCCGGGCCGACGCTCTCGCCGGCGGCGGTCCGCGCCGTGAGCTTGCCGCCGGAGAGGCGGCCGAGCAGGTGCAAGTTCCACAGGTACGGCGCCGCGGCCGCCTGGTCCGAGAGCTCGGCGGCCATGGACGCCGCGGCCTCCATGGCAAGCTCCGCGATGGCGTCCCAGCGCGCCTCGCGCAGCGGCCACACGAGGAGCCTCCCCTCGACCGGCGCGAGCTCGACCACGCCGGTCACCCCGGACCCCACGCCCGCCCCGCAGCGCAGCGCGACGGGGGTGAAGCCGCCGTCGCTCCCTTCGCCACCGCCGCCGCCACCGCCGCCGCCACCGCCGCCGCCACCGCCGCCGCCACCGCCGCCGCCACCGCCGCCGCCACCGCCGCCGCCTCCGCGGCCCTCGCCGAGGATCGCCGCGGAGGGCGCGGCAACCAGCACCCGGGGCGCACGCGGCCACCGCGCGGGCAGCCAGAGCGCGCCGGTCACGAACAGCGGCCGGGGCCAGGTGGTGGCGACGTCGATCCACCGCGTCGCGAGCGCGTCGTCGGGCGGCGCGAGCCGGGCGCGCAGCCACCGCGCGGCGGCGTCGCGCACCGCCTGCCGGAGCCGCGACGCGTCCCCGCGGGCCTTGAGCCCGTCGAAGGCGCGGTTCGGCTCGAGCGCGTCGTCGTTGACGGCCGCGCACAGCGGCCACCCATCGCCAGCGTCGAGCGCGCAGAGCGGGCGGCGCCCGACGTGCACCGCGATGCCCGCCGCCCCGGCGTGCTCCGGGGCGAGCAGGCCGATCTCGCCGCGCGCGGGCGGCGCGCCCTCCTGCGCTCCGGCCGGCTGCTCGAAGGGCAGGATCGCGAAGCACGCGGCGCGCGCGGCCGCGTCGAGGCCGACGGCGGCGAGCGGCGGCG
Protein-coding regions in this window:
- a CDS encoding ATP-binding protein, with product MSAGEPSVTMEAEQLQRLLDALPALISYIDSDERYGIVNRAYERWFGEDSGSVVGRHVREVIGDAAYASVKPHIAAVLAGRPQDFESALTYPKGGRRHVRIQYIPHLGAGGDVRGFFVLVSDVSEQKRAEDARRFLADASAALDPAQGRDAGFRRVAALAVTSVAELCAVHTLEPDGSVHARVVAHADPAKAELAARLARRSRTRPEPGTPPSPLHEVLHGGHGRLLPDLAGHALADADHIAALRELGCRSAMIVPIRGDGCVLAALTLASAEVADRTSGAADLAFAEELAQRIEVALQRVRLYDMARDAESEARRRFLAEQEARRAAERAAQRMAGLQRITAALADALTSEAVAQVVVDVGVAAAGAYGGAIVVTAGDELECLKAAGYEGDTVERFRQMPRDAALPLTDALRTGAPVWLRSREECSARYPHIVSTALSGATQSLCCLPLVVQERPIGVLGLSFAEPRPFDREEQEFLVAVSRQCAQAMERARLHEERAAFVERERRVALENARLYREAHEADRRKDEFIAMLSHELRNPLAPLTTGLELLQMSAQMSAGERADRDDRHILATLERQVKTIVRLVDDLLDVSRITRGKIDLKRERLDVASVIETAVESVRPLLVHRGHDLVLSVDPGVFVHGDRVRLEQIVVNLLNNAIKYTNPGGRVSLACAAIAGDARIQVTDTGVGISAELLPRVFEPFMQARRTLDRSQGGLGIGLTLVKRLAELHGGRVEALSAGHGEGTAISVWLPLAGPPSAPAEAPPPPAPPPALEAAPGRSGARALQVLVVDDNVDAAEGLRRILQLHGHAVSVVHDGPAALEAARASKPELVLLDIGLPGMDGYEVVRRLRAEPELTRSYIAAVSGYGQDQDRRRSREAGFDAHLTKPVATAQLLSLLAEAAPRG
- the nirD gene encoding nitrite reductase small subunit NirD; amino-acid sequence: MSELHTSEAPRSETMTQGWIDVCGVEDIIPNTGVCALVGKRQIALVRVGEGEEVYAISNFDPFSKAFVLSRGIVGDKGGVPKIASPIYKQSFDLRSGQCLDDPGVSIPVYPIRVRAGRVEIQAAAEPLAAAS
- the nirB gene encoding nitrite reductase large subunit NirB, with protein sequence MSKKKDLLVIGNGMVGHKFIENMVLGGFLREWNITTFCEEPRLAYDRVNLSAFFNGKSAEDLSMVKPGLYEEAGIQVHLNDKAVSIDRRKKAVTSAKGKTVYYDKLILATGSYPFVPPIKGKDAKGCFVYRTIDDLEAMDAYAKVAKVGTVIGGGLLGLEAANALKNMGLQVHVVEFAPRLMALQVDDAGGAILRAKIESLGVNVHTSKSTTEIVAEHGRVARMVFADQSELSTDMIVFSAGIRPRDELARACELALGNRGGVAINERCQTSDPDIYAIGECASYNSQLYGLVAPGYHMAKVAVDAITGGKETFGGFDMSTKLKLMGVDVASFGDAFATQQGARVLSFMNATSNVYKKLVVSSDGKLLLGGILVGDAANYGQLLQLVQNKIVLPPHPEDLIVTARDGAKPAGLGVDALPDTAMICSCLNVTKKAICSAICDDKHVTVAGIKGHTKAGTGCGSCTTLISDILKKELKKAGVAVNNYICEHFNHSRQELYHLVRIHQIKTFDDLVARHGQGKGCEICKPAVASILASTWNEHILNKKHLPLQDTNDRYLANVQRDGTYSVVPRVAGGEITPDQLIALGVVAKKYNLYSKITGGQRVDLFGARLEQLPDIWRELIAAGFESGHAYGKALRTVKSCVGSTWCRYGVQDSVGFAVAVENRYKGLRSPHKLKSAVSGCARECAEAQGKDFGIIATEKGYNLYLCGNGGMKPQHAQLFASDLDEATLIKYLDRFLMFYIRTADRLQRTSVWFNNLEGGMDYLRQVIIEDSLGICDELEKEMAHLIATYECEWKAAVNDPEKLKQFRQFVNVGERDRSIVFVSERAQHRPAAWQEKSNLVEEMI
- a CDS encoding ketopantoate reductase family protein, which gives rise to MRILVVGAGAVGGYFGARLTLAGEDVTFVARGAHAEAMRSRGLILRTPSGELRTPPLRVVELDGARGPFDLALIAVKSPSLAAVSAKLPGLLAADGLAAPLLNGLDSEDVVARDVGAPRVIAAIAYMSSGVAAPGEIETLAPTRAGLAPYRPGQEARVEATAALLERAGIPVRRGADHRAMLWEKMVWNAPFNAICALTGQRAGVVAERMEDLTRTAMLEVISVARAEGAEISEATADAMLALTRSEFPLTEPSMLQDVRAGRATEVDILQGAVVERGRQAGVDTPVLRTLATLVRGLSPRASAPSAGR
- a CDS encoding DUF488 domain-containing protein, producing the protein MDTLFTIGHGTRSVEELVELLGEGPADTLVDVRRFPGSSRSPHLGRAALAEALPRLGVTYVFRGDALGGRRTGRADSPHVAWENPSFRAYADHMETAAFQRALSELEAEARAGRRMALLCAETLWWRCHRRLIADALVARGLTVVHLLGPGTRTPHQLNPAARPDGAGHLIYDVGAQRALPLGGPNRRAVR